The following proteins come from a genomic window of Saccharicrinis carchari:
- a CDS encoding Hsp20/alpha crystallin family protein, which translates to MTLVKRTNSNIESLVNNLMGGDFFMNQHGMYSGQKSIPAVNIIENDDQYLIELAAAGLKKEDFNIELNNGRLTISAEGKEAEDKVTYRQREFNYAGFTRTFGVPKQKVDDAAIGASYENGVLRVNLPKREEVKPKPVRKVEVA; encoded by the coding sequence ATGACACTAGTAAAAAGAACAAACAGCAATATTGAGTCATTGGTAAACAATTTAATGGGCGGTGATTTTTTTATGAATCAGCATGGGATGTATTCAGGACAAAAATCGATTCCAGCCGTTAATATTATTGAAAATGATGATCAATATTTAATTGAACTGGCTGCCGCAGGATTAAAAAAGGAAGATTTTAACATCGAGTTGAATAATGGCAGATTGACCATTTCGGCCGAAGGTAAAGAAGCTGAGGATAAAGTGACTTACAGGCAAAGAGAGTTTAATTATGCTGGTTTTACCAGAACATTTGGGGTACCTAAACAAAAAGTGGATGATGCCGCTATTGGCGCGTCCTACGAAAATGGGGTATTGCGTGTTAATCTGCCCAAAAGGGAAGAAGTAAAACCAAAACCTGTACGGAAGGTTGAAGTAGCTTAA